Proteins found in one Salminus brasiliensis chromosome 13, fSalBra1.hap2, whole genome shotgun sequence genomic segment:
- the LOC140575260 gene encoding monocarboxylate transporter 7 encodes MESAVQRRVAGPPDGGYGWFIVLSTFLVFGLTFGVIKSFGVFYVEIHRYFATTATASSWITSISVATVHIGAPVGSVMSACVGHRAVVMLGGLLSSVGMVAGAYAQNLLQLYITVGFLTGFGYALTWTPTVTMLGCYFEKRRPLANALASAGECIITFLFTPFFQLLVDEYSWRGAMLVLGAVQLNLCVCGALLRPLNDLVKKRPAEEDRLELEGLSQTHTDLQKTSSRSEAVKSKVLHYVDYTLITNPRFMVYSMFGVFAALGFFAPALFLVPYARSRGVEELVETIHQLTVTVLLLGIVLLLCPLATTFTQLAVFSAGYGMVFGATVAIHITVLAEVVGVSRLGSALGFFMLIRSSGGLLGPPIAGLFIDKMGNYSTGFLMAGVALILSTFFLLLLHQMTKRGWCSQPQASR; translated from the exons ATGGAGTCAGCAGTTCAGAGGCGTGTGGCTGGGCCTCCTGATGGAGGCTATGGCTGGTTCATCGTGCTCTCCACTTTCCTCGTCTTCGGGCTGACTTTCGGTGTGATCAAGTCCTTCGGAGTGTTTTATGTGGAAATTCATCGCTACTTCGCCACGACAGCGACGGCCAGCTCATGGATTACATCCATCTCTGTAGCGACTGTACACATCGGAG CCCCAGTTGGCTCAGTGATGAGTGCGTGTGTTGGCCACAGAGCAGTGGTGATGCTGGGGGGACTGCTGAGCAGCGTAGGCATGGTGGCTGGAGCGTACGCCCAAAATCTGCTCCAACTGTACATCACTGTGGGGTTCCTAACAG GTTTTGGCTATGCCCTGACATGGACCCCCACCGTCACCATGCTGGGTTGCTATTTTGAGAAGCGACGGCCCTTGGCCAACGCTCTGGCCAGTGCCGGCGAGTGCATCATCACTTTCCTCTTCACACCTTTTTTCCAGCTTCTGGTGGATGAGTATTCCTGGAGGGGTGCCATGCTTGTGCTGGGAGCAGTACAGctcaacctgtgtgtgtgtggggcgcTGCTGAGACCTCTCAATGACCTAGTCAAAAAGCGTCCTGCAGAAGAGGACAGGCTAGAGCTGGAGGGCCTttcccagacacacacagacctacagaagaccaGCAGCAGGTCAGAAGCAGTAAAGAGCAAAGTCCTGCACTATGTAGACTACACTCTCATCACTAACCCTCGCTTCATGGTGTACTCCATGTTTGGCGTCTTTGCGGCGCTGGGTTTCTTCGCCCCAGCTTTGTTCCTGGTGCCGTACGCCCGCAGCCGGGGTGTAGAGGA GCTGGTGGAGACGATTCATCAGCTGACAGTGACCGTCCTTCTGCTGGGTATCGTCCTGTTGCTCTGTCCACTAGCCACCACCTTCACCCAGCTGGCAGTGTTCAGTGCTGGCTATGGCATGGTGTTCGGAGCCACCGTGGCCATTCATATCACTGTGCTGGCCGAGGTAGTGGGCGTGAGCAGGCTGGGCAGTGCACTGGGCTTCTTTATGCTCATCAGAAGCAGCGGAGGACTTCTGGGACCACCCATAGCAG GACTCTTCATAGACAAAATGGGCAACTATAGCACAGGCTTTCTGATGGCAGGCGTCGCCCTTATACTGTCCACCTTCTTCCTGCTCTTACTGCATCAGATGACCAAAAGGGGCTGGTGTTCCCAACCCCAAGCAAGCAGATGA